In Eremothecium gossypii ATCC 10895 chromosome V, complete sequence, the genomic stretch AATGCGCATTTTATCGCCTTTTTTCTACAGATACGGCTACCTTCCGTCAAGGCTTTGTGAATCAGGTAAACAAGGCGGTCCCATACGTCTCAAATAGTTCACGTGCACTGGAACGCGCAATAGGTCTAGAAATCTCCCATTTAGTAGGATATCCGATATAATCTCCTTTAGGTGCGGCTTGGCGCCCTCAAATGTTACCGCCTCTTTTGCTGGATGAAAAGTGCCGTCATCCCTGATTGTAAACTGCACACCAGCTTGATTAAAAATGGGCCCTGGTGGTACAAGGGGCACAATGTCAAATGCCTGGACCACCCTGTAGAACGCATTATGAGGGGTCTCATTGTTATTGACTCTCTTCGCAATTTCTTCCGACTGGAAGAGCTCGTCAACCCACTTGTTCATCTCTTTGTTGCCCACTCTCATTCCTCCAAATGTGGTAACACGCGGTTTGTAGCCCATTAATTGCATCTCAATACCCATCAAATAAGCATAGCCACCACCAAGCGAAAGTCCAGTGACTATGACCTCGTAGTCGGGATGTGCATCATATACTGACTTAAATTCCGAATAAACCTCATGAAATGTCAGTTTAAATTGATCGTAGACCGCAATATGGACAAGACAATTACCCGGGCACTTTCCTGCACCACTAGCGGGCTCATATGGAACAGGAGGAAAAGAAAAGTCTACAATCCAGTCAAAAACAGTGACAGATCCCCTGTATATTATTGAAATTTGCTTAGCTGTGTGGTTGACTGCAATCATACTGGTGCAGGATATTTGACCGCGTAGAATATCCGTGTGGAAAACCTTCACAAGATCTAAGCCCTGTTTTTCCATATAATACTGGCCGTTATGGAATGGGTccgagaggaacagtttTTCCACGCAGTATATAGTATTTGAAAGATATGAATCGTACTCCAACGTCCTAAACATCTCATCGGAATAACAGTATATTGGAGTGGTAAAAAATACCACTAACGCCCACACCGAGAACCACATGGTTATGGATTAAACTTCTGGTGAGGAGTCCCGTGTGGGAGGAAGGGAATCCAAAGCCCAAATCAATACGGTATAAGAAGGAAGCTATATAGTCTATAGAAAATAGATCCCTGTAGTTGTAAGATGCAGTAAGATATTGCTATGAGTTTACCCCAACATATACATACCAAAATTGGCCGATATTGATATGGAATTAAACACTCCCTCAGATCCGCATAGATATTTTATTGACTTATTTTCTGTATAGAAAATACTAGGCTGTATTAATATGGCGGCGGTGTATGGACGTTTTCAAAAAAATACAGCATCGTGGCTGCCATTTTGGCTTTTATTGGAGCAAAATATCCTCAAAGCTTTCTACTAGGGTATAAAACTCTCAATTTGTGTTTCTAGTTCCCCAATTTACGAATTCACATAATGGCATGCTGCAAACGACATAGTCGTCCTAATAAAATCACACTTATTTAGTAACTACTTTAAAACAGACATTGCACCTAGAAAATTTTAGGAAGTACTAAATAAAGCCAAACTTACACCCGGACTTGTGGATATTCCTAGTTAGAGATGTTACAACTTTGTAGTTATCCCGTTGAACCTGTCTTTTGATTTTGGCATAATTATAAAACTATTCGATTTCAAGCAATATCAACATTCGGAATAGCTTTTAACAAAATATTGTACATAATACCAGCAAAGCGTTACAGCTCTTATTATGACGTACTTCTTGTCGACATAAGCTGTCATATTGGTTGCTTTGTGGTCGTAGGAAGCATATTTAATAGTTCCAAGGATCCCTTGTCAATGCCATCTTCCATCCAGAGATGAACTATCAGGCAAGCAGGGCCACCCCTGGCGTCTGAAATAATTGAGATGCACAATGGTACGAAGAACATCCAAGAGTCTTCCTGAGAGTACATATTCAGAGAAAAAATCCTTCAAAGGCTGCTTAGCCCCTTCAAATGTGATATCCTTCTTTTCGGGGAAAAACGTTTCATCATTTCTGATTTTGAATTCGACTCCAGAACGAGTGAATGTTGGCCCCGCTGGTATCATGGATACAATGTCCCATTCCTGCATAACCACATAAAATGCGTTCCTGGGCATCTCATTATTTCTGATTCTTCTCGATACGTCTTCCGACTGAAATATATCATCCACCCAATCGTTAAAGTCCTTATTGCCTATACGCAATGATCCAAAGGCGCAAACATGAGGCTTGTAGCCCAGAAGTTGCAACTCAATACCCATAAAGTGAGCATAGCCGCCACCTAAGGAAAGACCAGTAACTATCACCTCATAATCCGGATGTGTGTCTTTTAGCGGCTTAAAAACAGCATAAATATCCTTAAATGCTTTTTTAAATTGATCGTAGACGCCAGTGTGCGTGAGACAGTTCCCTGGGCACTTTGCAGCTCCACTGACGGGCTGATAGGGGGTAGGAGCGAGAATGAATGGAATAGGGGTGGATAGAACATCGATAATCCAATCCTGTATCACTGTAGATCCTCTAAAAATAATGGCAATTTGTTTGGCTGTGTCATTTTTTGTGATCATACTCGTGCATGAAATTTCGCCTCTTAGCATATCTGGATGAAAGACCTTTACAACGTCCAGCCCCTGT encodes the following:
- a CDS encoding lipase family protein (Non-syntenic homolog of Saccharomyces cerevisiae YJR107W; Tandem gene triplication in this genome), with amino-acid sequence MWFSVWALVVFFTTPIYCYSDEMFRTLEYDSYLSNTIYCVEKLFLSDPFHNGQYYMEKQGLDLVKVFHTDILRGQISCTSMIAVNHTAKQISIIYRGSVTVFDWIVDFSFPPVPYEPASGAGKCPGNCLVHIAVYDQFKLTFHEVYSEFKSVYDAHPDYEVIVTGLSLGGGYAYLMGIEMQLMGYKPRVTTFGGMRVGNKEMNKWVDELFQSEEIAKRVNNNETPHNAFYRVVQAFDIVPLVPPGPIFNQAGVQFTIRDDGTFHPAKEAVTFEGAKPHLKEIISDILLNGRFLDLLRVPVHVNYLRRMGPPCLPDSQSLDGR
- a CDS encoding lipase family protein (Non-syntenic homolog of Saccharomyces cerevisiae YJR107W; Tandem gene triplication in this genome), whose amino-acid sequence is MQRQGLDVVKVFHPDMLRGEISCTSMITKNDTAKQIAIIFRGSTVIQDWIIDVLSTPIPFILAPTPYQPVSGAAKCPGNCLTHTGVYDQFKKAFKDIYAVFKPLKDTHPDYEVIVTGLSLGGGYAHFMGIELQLLGYKPHVCAFGSLRIGNKDFNDWVDDIFQSEDVSRRIRNNEMPRNAFYVVMQEWDIVSMIPAGPTFTRSGVEFKIRNDETFFPEKKDITFEGAKQPLKDFFSEYVLSGRLLDVLRTIVHLNYFRRQGWPCLPDSSSLDGRWH